CTACGTTCACCGTATTGGACGAACTGGCCGTGCAGGCAACAGCGGTTTAGCGATATCTTTGATGAGTCAGGATGAAGCTTATCTCCTGGGTGACATTGAGCGATTACTTGATACACGCTTGCCTCAAGAGTGGTTAGAGGGCTTTGAACCAAGCCTTGAAAAAGACGTGGCACCAGAACGAGGGGGTCGTAGTAAGAGTCGTTCATCAGAAAAACGTAAGATGAAAGCAAAGCTAAAAATTCACCAAAACCGCGGTAAAGCGCGACGCTAGTCTTGTTGGAGTTGATGTTTATCGCGTTTATTAATTCGAAAGTATTAACCTGAGCCAATATAAAAATGCCCCATGACTGTCATCAGTCATGGGGCATTTTCGTATCAAGGCAATTTAAATGTCGAGTACAAAGGCCTCAGCGTTACTTAGTCTTGTTCGCACTTCCATACGCAAGGTACGTCATAAACTAATTCTTCGATCGAGGTAGGATTCAGTGCCCATTCTTCATTGATGTTGAACGTGCTGAGCATTTGTGTGTTGAATAACTGCCAATGTTTTAATAATGCTTCTTCAGGTGTTGACTGCATCTCGCCTTCGTTCCATGTGCTTTCCATGAACGGAGTTAGGCATACGGCTCCATGCGCGTACATGATCATTTGCCACTTAATCTCATAAATGTTGATCAAGTTTTCAGGATTCGCCTCATTATACTGCTCAGCTAGCATATTGATTTCTTTTTCAACATTGCCAACATTGTCGATAAAGTAATCAACTAAGTTATCTTTTTGGCGAACAGAGTCGGTGATAAGTTGCATCGGCTTACGTGAGTGAATCATGTTGCTAAAGAGGCGCATACTAAATAAATAGATAGTAATGTTTGGCGCTGCATCTTTTGGAAGCTCATCCATGATTTTAGCAATATAAGACTGAAAATAACCATGTAAACAATCGCTTATAGCATGCCAAATCTTTTCTTTGCTACCAAAGTGGTGGCGGATAAGGCTATGCGATACGCCTGCTTTTTCACTGATGTTACGAAGCGAAACGCTATCATAACCATGCTCACAGAACATATCCGCAGCAACCGTCATTATCAAAAATCGCGTCTCCTCCGCGTCTTTTGCACTTCTTCTACCTTGTTTCTTTTCTGTCATCTTTACTTCACACATTTACCTGATTACCACATTCTACACTGTTTTTATTAAAATAAAAAATACTGCACAGGTGGAAAGTAAAGCTTGAGAATTATCTAATTTTAAATATACTGCCCGCCTGTGTAATAAAACATAATAATTAAATGGAGAAGCATCATGCAATCCAATTTGTCTATCGAAACTAGTTTAAGAAAGAATGCGTTGCTAGCGATCGCCACGATCATGCTTGCGGGTTCTCTAACTGGGTGTAATAAAGCCCAGTCCGAAGAAACTATTCAAGTTGTTAAACCTGTAAAGCTTTTTGAAATTCCTCAACAAAGTGATGTTGACCTAGATAGCTTTATCGCCAAAGTTGACGCAACCGATCGTGCTGCGCTTTCTTTCCAAGTTAGTGGAGACATTGAAATATTTTCTGTTCGAATGGGGCAGGAAGTGAAGAAAGGCCAAGTATTAGCAGCGTTGGATGCAACGGATTACCGAATTGCGCTTGATGCGGCTCAAGCAAGATTTGACTTGGCGAATAGCCAGTTCAAACAAGCTTCAAAGTTATACGCGAAAAAGCTAGTAAGCACTGATTACTATGACCAAGCTTTAAATACATTTACTGCCGCTGAAGTTGAGTTGGACCAAGCAAAAACAAACCTTGGTTACACCACATTAGTTGCTCCATTCGATGGCGTAGTGTCTATGGTGTTCGGTAAGCAATACCAATTAATCGCAGAAAAGCAGCCAGTGCTTAACATTTTGAATCACAGCGAAATGGACGTGACGTTCTCTATCCCGGTATCAAAGCTTGAAGACCGTTCTATTCAAGACCTAACCAGTTCAAACATGTGGGTAGTGATGGATAGCCACCGAGGCATTCGTATTCCCACTCGTTTTAAAGAGATATCGACTCAGCCCGACGAAGACACCAACAGCTATCAAGCGGTTGTGTCTATCGTAAAACCTGACGGGATAAATCTGTTGTCCGGCATGACTGCCCAAGTTGAAGTTCAGAAAAGTAAATCTCAGCTAGGCATCGGAATCGTTGACTCTGCATGGTTAAGCAGAGAAACGAACCACGGCGAGCTTTGGCGTTATAGCCCAGAGTCTCAATTGATTTCTAAAGTACAAGTATCTCTTGACCCACAAGGCAACGTTATTGATGGCTTGTCTCCTGGCGACCTTATCGTTGAAGCGGGTGTCGATGTTTTATCTGAGGGCCAGCAAGTCAAGGCGTGGCAACGTGAGGGCGGTATTTAATGAACCTTTCTAAATTATCATTTGTCGTAGCATCTACTTTGTTTCTTCAAGCCTGTAACAGCGAGGCTGATCACCGCGAGCAACCTTCTCTTTTCGTTTCTACCTTTGAAGTTGGTGCTCCTCTCACTGAACAGTTCAGAAGCTTTAACGGTCAAGTGATGCCTGCTGAGTTAACGCCTTTATCTTTTAAGCTGCCTGGTGAAATTAAGCGAGTCTTGGTCGAGGCCGGAGACAGAGTAGAAAAAGGGCAATTGCTCGCAACGCTTGATAACGATACCTACCTGCAAGGTTTGACGGACGCTAAATCTCAATTTGAGCTAGCGAGTAAGCAACTTGCGCGTGGTACTGAGATGTTCAGCAGCAAGATGCTATCTCAATCTGAACACGATCAACTAACCGCTAACTACAAATTGGCATCGGCTAACTTGGCTGCGGCAGAGCGTAAGCTGAGTTACACCGAGCTTTTAGCACCATTTTCTGGAACGGTTTCAACAGTAGATAAACAGCGCTTTGAAAATGTAACACCGGGTGAAACTTTATTGAGCTTGTATCAAAACGAAAAGGTGTATGTGCGAATTCAAGTCTCAGATTCAATCTTAGCGTCAATCAGCCCAAATATGCGGTCAAACAGTTACCGCCCTCAAGCGACTTTCGGTGGGCATACTGGTCAATATCCATTGACGTATTTAGAACACACCAGTGAATTACACCCACAATCTCGTACTTATGAATTTTGGATGCAGATGCCACAACCTAAGAACGAAGTTTTACCAGGTACAAGTGTTACGGTAAATGTAGATATGGCTAAAGCGGGTCTAAGTGATGTTCAAGGCTATGAATTACCCATGACAACGCTACAAGCTGGGGGTGAAGCAACCCAGTTTTTTGTATGGAAACTCGAAGATGGACAAGCGTTCAAAAGCGAAGTTGAAGTTGAAAAGATCAGTGGTAAAGGCGCACTTGTCGCTCACGGTGTTGAGCAAGGTGATCAACTCGTAAATTCAAATTTAAGAAAACTCCGTGACGGAATCAAATTGTCAGGAAAAGCAGAATGAACATCGCAGAATATTCAATAAAGAACAAAGTAATCAGTTGGTTGTTTCTCGTCATTTTGGCCATCGGTGGTGTCACATCTTTTGGTAATCTATCCCGTTTAGAAGACCCAGCTTTTACCATCAAAGATGCCATGATTATTTCAACTTACCCTGGCGCCACATCAATGGAAGTTGAAGAAGAGCTGACGTATCCACTTGAAAAAGAGATAAGACAGCTCCCTTATATCGATAAGATTACGTCGACCTCATCGAGTGGCATGTCTCAAATAATGGTCAGTATGAAGATGGATTACGGTCCGGACGAGCTACCACAGATTTGGGATGAGATGCGTCGTAAAATTAATGATCTTCAACCTACGCTTCCAAGTGGTGTTAATTCTGTTCAGATTATCGACGATTTTGGTGATGTGTTCGGCGTCATGATTATGCTAACGGGGGACGGCTATGATTCTGTTGAATTGAAGCAATACGCTGACTATCTAACACGTGAAATTGAACTTGTAGAAGGCGTTGGGAAAGTCAGCATTGCCGGTGATCAACAAGAACAAATGTTTGTTGAAATGTCACTTGAACGCTTAGCTGCGTTGAACTTAGATATGTCGACCGTAACCTCTTTATTAGCACAGCAAAACAGTGTGGTATCGGCTGGTGAAGTGATGCTAAACGGTCAAAGCTTAACGATTAGACCTAATGGTACGCTCAATACCGTTGAAGAACTTGAAAACCTGATCATTCATGGTCGTGACACGGGTAACTTAATTCGCCTTAAAGATGTCGCTGATGTTACGCGTGGCATTCAAGAAAAGCCTGGCAATGTGCTTACTTACAACGGCAAGCAGGCTATAAACCTAGGTATCGCCTTTTCGTCAGGTGTAAACGTAGTCGAAATTGGCAATGCGCTTGATACGGAGTTGGATCGCTTAGAAAGCATTAAACCTGCCGGTGTAGAATTGAACTACTTCTATAACCAGGCACAAGAAGTAGACAAATCAGTTGCAGACTTTTTGATTAGCTTAGTTGAAGCGGTTGCTATCGTTATCATTGTGCTGCTGTTTGCAATGGGTTTACGCAGTGGCTTAATCATTGGTTTGGTACTTTTATTGACGGTGTTTGGTACCTTCATTCTTATGGACTACAACGATGTAGAACTGCACCGTATCTCACTGGGTGCACTGATTATCGCATTGGGTATGCTGGTGGATAATGCGATTGTTGTTGTTGAGGGTATTCTGGTTGGCTTGAAAAAAGGTAAGACCAAACTTCAAGCAGCGAAAGACATCGTGACACAAACACAATGGCCACTATTGGGTGCGACCATTATTGCTATCACAGCCTTTGCGCCTATCGGCTTGTCGAAAGATGCAACAGGTGAGTTCATGGGCTCGTTGTTCTGGGTACTGTGTTTCTCGCTATTCTTAAGTTGGGTAACGGCGCTAACATTAACGCCTTTCCTTGCTGAAATGTTGCTTAAAGAAGAAGACAAAGTTGATGAAAACGAAGACCCTTACAAAGGCATCTTGTTCGTTGTATTTGGTGTGTGTCTGAAAGTAGCGCTTCGATTTAGATGGCTTACTGTTGTCAGTATGGTTGCGCTATTAGCAGTTTCCGTAGTCGGCTTTGGGATGGTGAAACAGCAGTTCTTTCCACCATCAAACACACCAATGTTCTATGTAGACATGTGGATGCCGGAAGGCACTGATGTTCGTGAAACGATCAAGCAGACCGAAAAGGTTGAAAGTTATATTCGCCAGCAAGATAACGTGGAGTTTGTGACAACAACGGTTGGGCAGGGTATGCAACGTTTTGCGCTTACATATCAACCAGAGAAAAGTTACGAAGCGTACAGTCAGCTACAAATTCGAACGACTGACCGTGACACCATGTTTGAAGTGCTAGAAGAGTTAGACAAGGACTTAGCCAACCAATTTGAACAACCGACGTTCCAATTCAAATTGATTGAGTTTGGCCCGTCACCAGCTTCAAAAATAGAAGCACGTATTAGTGGCGCAGACCCACAGATACTTCGCAGCATCGCGGTTCAAGTAGAAGATATTTTGTTAGCGGATCCGGGATCTCGAAATGTTCGTCATGACTGGCGTGAACGTACTAAAGAGTTAGTGCCACTGTTCAATGAATCAAAGGCTCGTCGTCTTGGCATTTCAAAGACTGATTTGTCTGAGACGTTACAAATGGCATTTGGTGGTTACAACATTGGGTTACTGCGTGATGGTACTCATATGTTGCCTATCGTAGCGCGTTTGCCTGAAGCCGAACGTTTTGATTTTGAATCACTGAATAATGTGAAAATCTGGAGTCCATCGCTGCAAACATACATTCCCGTTGAACAAGTGATCGATGGGGTTGAACTTCAATGGTCTGAACCGCTGATTCAACGTCGTGACAGAAAACGCACGTTAACCGTACTTGCCGACCACGATGTGTTGGGTGACGAAACGCCAGCTAGCTTGTTCGCTAGGGTAAAACCAAAGGTTGAAGCACTCGTTCTACCTGCAGGTTACGAGATTAGTTGGGGTGGCGAGTACGAAAGTTCCAAAGATGCGCAAGAATCTCTATTTGGTTCACTACCAATGGGTTACTTGCTGATGTTTATCATCACAATGCTTCTGTTTAACTCGGTTCGTAAGCCGCTTGTGATTTGGTTTGCGGTTCCACTTTCAATCATTGGTGTTTCGATTGGTTTGTTAGGTACCAATATGCCATTCAGCTTCACTGCGTTCTTAGGCTTACTAAGTCTAAGTGGCATGATTTTGAAGAATGGTATTGTATTGCTTGACCAGATCAACACTGAATTATCAACCGGTAAAGACCCATACTTAGCGGTTGTGGATAGCGCGATCAGCCGTGTGCGACCGGTTTCTATGGCAGCGTTAACGACTATCTTAGGCATGATACCTTTGGTATTTGATGCATTTTTTGGCTCGATGGCGATCACCATCATGGCAGGCTTAGGTTTTGCTACAGTACTAACGCTAATAGTAGTACCAGTGATGTTCGCTATCCTTTATAGAATCAAACCGTCCACTGCGGGTTATTAGGGATTGATATAAAACAGATTCTTTTAAGCCAGCCCAGTCATCTTGACTGGGCTTTTTTATAAGTGCTAGATAAAAACACAAGACGAACGAAGTGCTAAGGCTAAGCGTTAGGTCTATAAAAGAGAGTTAACCAACAGGAGTTAAAAAGCCGCTAATCAATGGAAAAGCAGCTTCTATAGATAAGCGGTTTTAGATAGCGAGGCGTATATCCAACTCAATCGGCTCTGGCATGGCTAAGTGGTAGCCTTGATACATATCGAAGCCTAAACTTTGCATTGCAACGAGTTGTTGCTGAGTTTCAATTCCTTCAATTACGGTCTTGGCGCCAATTTGGTTAGCAAGCTCTAGTACTAAGGTCATTTCACGAGTGTTGCCTTTTTCGAAGTCGAGCATAACAGATCGGTCTATTTTTATTATATGAGGATTGATATGACGAACGCGTTGCTCGGTTGAAGCTTGTGTTCCAAAATCATCGACCGCGATTTGAAATCCATTTTGTGCGAGTGAGTGGGCGGCGTCTTTCAAGCGCTCTTCACTTTCTGCATTAAGTTCAACCAATTCCATTACTATTTGAGACGATGATAGGTTCAGTTCATGGAGGCGTTTAGCCAACAGACTGTCGCTTACTTTTTCTGCGGCAAACAGCTCACCAACGTTCGGGAGCACGTTCAAAAACAGGTGTAAGTGACGAATTTTTGATTGTGCAAAGTTGCGGATATGGATAGCTCTACTCAGCCTTTCTACATTGATCTTATCAACGCATAAAGTTTCGTCGGAATGGAAGAAGTGATCAGGACGAACAATTTCACCCTTGCCGTTCGATAGGCGAACTAAAGCCTCTACGCCTATCTGAGCCATAGAACAATCAAATATCGGTTGATAGACACTTTTAAGTGTTAGATCTTGGTATTTAGCAATAAACTGCATATCGGTATCCACGGATATACAGCTAATAAATTCACTTCTGTTTGATAGAATCATAGTCGTTAGTAAAGGTGTTTATTCAGTGACGAAAACATTCGCCATGGCTGTCACAATATTGACAGGTGTTAGTAAATTGTCAATTAATAAAAATTCATTTACAGCGTCAATATTTAAATAAATATAATTAACGAAAAATCAGGATGATAAATGATATCAGTAATTAGTCTCAATTATCACTTCCTGCCATTTCATTGCCGCAGTGAATTTAATGGCTAAGGAACCTATCGCATAGTAACCACAACTAATATAAGGCTAGAGCACCAGTACACCAGAGAAAAGTAGGGTTAAAGACTTAGATTTTGGGAGGGCATCAAAGTTAAGAATTAAAGAGACTGTACCAGTTACATAGAAATGATATCTATCTCTCATAATCGATAAAGTTAGCGTAAAGGTTATTAATCATTCAAAATTGACATTTGGATAATTAATGAACACAAGAAAAGTTTTCGGTTATAAAATACTTTGTGAAAGTCAAAAATTTACTTTAAATATTAAATTTAAAAATTGACTCGTATTCTTATTGCCATTGAAGTACTGCATAAAGTTGTAAGTATTTACGAACTAATTGTTGATTTCCTGACCGTTTTAAAGGATGTCCGAATTTAATAAAGCACGGGCTAATTCTAAAATTACGATTTAAATCAGTAGCAAACTGAGATTCGCTCTCTCTTAATGTGATGCCCTGTTGGTTGTATTCGGATATTTCGTCAGGCAACTCTCCCATCCACCAGTGCAAAAGCTCACCGCTAGTCTTACTTCTGCTGATCCAATGGTCAGAGACAATAATCAAAAGATCGTTAGGTTGAATGGCAAATCCGTACTCTGATTGCCATTTATGAATGTCTAGCATTAACTTTTTGCGGCACGTTTTTCCGGCGCTCACCATATGATGGCTAATCATCCAAACCGTACCAATTTCAGAAGAAATTCGGAAGTGACGAGGGCTATCACCAGAAGAGAACATTTCGAGTGGGCTGATGTTGCTCACATGATTAAAACTCACGAAGGTGTGTTCCATTCGTCGAGCAAACGCTTTTCCTATGTGGTGTTCACTGATCCCTTGGTTGTGTACGGTAGGGTAATGGTGTTCACAGAGCTTTAGACAGTCGTCTTGAAATTGATTAACGCTTTTAATCACGAGATCTAATAACAATGAAGTCCCTTATACATAGTTACTATCTTATTGATGGGCAATAGTACGGTAATTTGTGTGCCATTACCTATGAGCAAAACGTGAGTTCTTGATCCCTCTATCAAAATTAGCTATTCCAAGTCTTTTTTATGGATAGCACTGGCAGTCTAGTGGTCTGTCTTCTAAATTATGTGGAATTATAGTGAGTTACTAGGATTACAGTGAGCAACCAGAATTGTAGCCATCTCTCATTATCAATTGCGTTTAGCTCACCTAATCTTAGTCAGCTAATCACAGTTCTTCTACTCGTATTTATTCGGAAACATTTATGACTATTCAATTAGATTCAAAACAAAAGTCTGAGCTTACTGATGCTCTTCAAAAGTATCTGCAGGATGAGATCGATATAGAAGTAGGGCAATTTGATACCGAGTTTATAGTGGACTTCATCAGTAAAAAATTTGGTGCGATTTATTACAACAAAGGGATAGAAGATGCTCAAAAAGTGATGGAACGTAAAATGTTAGATATTGCAGATGAGCTTTACGAGATTGAACAAATCGTTGAAATTTAAAAACAATGCGCGTTGTTCAGGTAAAAGAGTGACTGGTTCAAGAAAATAGCCACTTGTTCAAAAAATTTGAATAACTCGTTTAGATTGAAATGATGTAACTAATGTAAAGCTTGGTAAATAATATGTTACACAAACTTGGTGTAGGGTACGCTTTTTAAAACTACACTACTCGTTAACATTCGGAAAAGATGCATGGACAACAACGTTAGAAATTACAACCCTTTAGCACGAGCGATGCATTGGATTTCAGCTCTAGCAATTTTTGGCTTATTTGGTGTGGGCCTGTGGATGGTTGATCTTTCGTACTACAGCGAGTGGTACAAAACAGCACCAGACTATCACCGTTCGGTAGGTATTCTTTTAGCTACAGTGACCGTTGTTCGCTTGCTTTGGAAACTAGTTACCACGTCACCCAAGGTGGAAGGTAAAAGCTATGAAGTCGCAGCTGCTAAGATTGCTCACGGTTTTATGTACATAAACTTAGCGGTTTTATTTATTTCAGGTTATTTGATTTCTACATCAGATGGTCGCGGGATAGAGGTATTCAATTGGTTCACTGTCCCAAGTATGGGCGAACTGTTTGCAAACCAATCTGATCTTGCAGGAACGATTCACTACTACGCTGCATGGGTACTGATCATTATGGCATCAGTACACGCCTTAGCGGCGATAAAACACCACGTTATCGACAAAGACGATACGCTACGAAAAATGATAGGAGCTTCAAAATGAATAAGTCAATTATCGCTACAGGATTAGCATTTGCTATGGCAATGCCTTTCGCTGCGAACGCCGCTGATTACGTGATTGATACAAAAGGCGCACATGCTTCAGTTAATTTTAAAGTTAGCCACTTAGGTTACAGCTTTATCCAGGGTCGTTTTAATACGTTCTCAGGTGATTTTTCATTTGATGAAAGCAATATTGAAGCATCAAAAATAAATGTAACTATTGATACAACAAGCCTAGATTCAAACCACGCAGAACGTGATAAGCACATCCGTAGCTCTGACTTCATTGATGCAAGCAAATTTTCAGATGCCACTTTCAACAGCACAAAAGTGGTTGATAAAGGCGACGGCAAACTTGAAGTAATGGGTGACCTTAAACTTCATGGTGTCACTAAGCCTATCGTTATCGAAGCTGAATTCATTGGCGCTGGCCAAGACCCATGGGGTGGTGAGCGTGCTGGTTTTGTTGGTACGACTCGCCTAGAACTTGCTGACTTCAATATTCCTGTAATGGGCGCTTCAAGCTATGTCGATATGGATCTGCACGTTGAAGGTGTAAAGAAGTAATCTAGCTATTCACAATGGTCGTCTGATATCAACATTTTAAAAAGTATCAAAAGTTTAATTGATATCAAGAAAGCGACAGTTAGAAATAGAGAAAGGCGCAAAGTTTTCACTTTGCGCCTTTTTTATTGAGATAAATGGCAACGCGTTTAGGTCTGTTTTGTGTCAAACCTTTTATTACGTCAAAAGCCACCATTTGCCTCTAGCCAGTCAACGTTGCTATGACTGAGTTATCCAGTTGAACTACTAATCCCTAATAGTTCAGCTTTAGATTCGTTAATCTGTTTCTAGCTTTGCAAGTAGCCGTTAGTTAAGCCGTTTCTAGCTCAGCTTGTGGAACCACGTTTAGTCGGTCGCCATAGATAGGACGCAGTGCTTGCATAACTTCAATGCGAGTCAGTACACCTACCATCACGCCATTTTCTAGCACTGGAAGCATGTGTGGTTGGCTTACTTTCATCGCTTTTGCACGCTCTTCTAGAGAAAGAGAAGTCAGGCGAGTGGCGAAGCCCATACTTGTTGTTGGGTATAGTTGCTCTTTGTCGATACATAAGAACTCAGCAACATCGACTAGCTTGTCGTTAGCATCGATAGCGACTACGTCACGACTCATTAGGTCTACCACTTTTTGACCTTTAGTAGGGATGTAATCCTGGCACCATAGGTCAACCATTACGTCATGAACAGAGAAGATACCTACAAGGCGGCTTTCAACATCACAAACAGGAGCGCTAACAAGTTGAGCGTCTAAAAGTGTATCAATTGCAACAGAGGTAGGCATTTCTACGCTAAGTGTTATTGGTTGAGTGTTCATGATTTGCTTGATAGTAGTTGCTGTGTTCATAGTGATTTCCTTAACTGACGTGATTTCTGTTGTTTGTGTAATTGCTGTAATTTTTGCTGCTTTAAGTTGTGGGCGACGGTAGATGCTCCAATTAGCTAAGCCGACTAATACCGAGCCACCTACGATGTTGCCTATTGTCACTGGTATTAAGTTTGCGGTAACAAATTGCACGACATTAAGGTCTGCGTACTGAGCTGGTGTCGCGCCAATCTGCATCCAAAAACTCTCTGGTGCGAACGCTTGAATCGTGATGCCTAGTGGAACCATGAACATATTTGCCACACAGTGTTCAAAGCCTGAGCTAACGAACATCGCTACGGGTAATACGGTCATCATTGCTTTAGTCATCGCATTCGCAGAACTAAACGTTAACCAAATTGCTAAACACACCAGTAAGTTACAAAGCACACCCAAAGCAAAAGCTTGAACAGGGCTGTGGTGTAGCTTGTGCTGAGCAATGTTAAGGGCGTTTAAGCCCCACTGTCCGCCATCAAGTTGATACAAGCCTGCGGCGCTGACTAACGCCAAAAGGAACATCGCACCAACAAAGTTACCTACGTAAACCTTGCCCCAGATTGAAAGCATCTTGGTGAAAGTAATCTGCTTGTTTGCCCATGAGATGCTTGATAACACCGAACTGGTAAACAGCTCACCACCACAAATAACAATTAAGATTAAACCCATACTGAATGCTAGGCCGCCAGCTAAGCGACTTAATCCCCATCCCGCATCAGCGCTACCGGTGGTAACCGTGATGTAGAATAAAAAAGCAAGCCCTATGAATGCACCAGCCATGATTGCCAAACTCAATGTCATGCTGCTGGTTTTACTTGCCTTACTTAGTGCAAACTTCTCTGCTTCCGCCATCATTTCTGTTGGTGAGAACAGTTGATGATTTTCAGAAGTGCCTGTTGCCATATTCCCCCCTTGAACAATCCGTCATGTTTAATTCCTAGTGTTAATGACTGAGTTAATCAGTAGTGTTTTACAGGGCTCGTTGTGTCCTGCCATTACAGATTAGGGGGTTGAGAGGTAGAGGTAAAATTGATAATTTTTAGAAACCACATCAAATTTATTGATATAGATTTGGTTACGCGTAGAATGAAATTGATTGCTCATCGGCTTTATAAAAAACGAGCATTTGGACACAAATAATTAGAAGCATTAAGGATCAATTTTGCGTTATTCATTGAAGCAACTCGCGGTATTTGATGCAGTAGCAGATTCCGGGAGTGTTAGTCAGGCAGCAGACAAGTTGGCGTTAACTCAGTCGGCGACAAGTATGTCTCTTGCACAGTTGGAAAAAATGCTTGGCAGGCCTTTGTTTGAAAGGCAAGGCAAGCAAATGGCCCTTACTCATTGGGGCATGTGGTTGAGACCAAAAGCGAAGCGTTTACTGCAAGATGCGCAGCAAATTGAGATGGGTTTTTATGAGCAGCATTTACTAAGTGGTGAGCTCAAATTAGGTGCAAGCCAAACCCCTGCGGAACACCTCGTCCCAGATCTCATCAGTATTATTGATAACGACTTTCCTGAGATGCGAATCTCACTTGGGGTGCAAAGTACGGATGCAGTAATAGATGGCGTATTAGATTATCAATACGACTTGGGCGTAATCGAAGGTCGTTGTGACGACAACCGTGTTCACCAAGAAGTATGGTGTACTGACCATTTAACGGTGGTTGCGTCGGCTCATCACCCGTTTGCCAAGCGAGAACGAGTAAGTTTGGCGCAATTAGAGCAAGCGAAGTGGGTATTACGCGAGCACGGCTCAGGTACCCGCAAAGTTTTTGATAGCTCTATTCATCATTTAATTGGCGATCTCGACGTTTGGCGAGAGTACGAACACGTTCCTGTTTTAAGAAGTTTGGTTGCAAACGGCCCATATTTAACGTGTTTACCTTATCTAGATGTCGAACAATTTGTTGAGTCAGGCCAACTGGTGACGTTGAATGTTCCTGAGCTAGAAATGGAAAGAACGCTGTCTTTTATTTGGCGTGCTGACATGGCAGAGAACCCACTCGCTGAGTGCATTAAGCGTGAAGGTAAACGCATGATGAAAGGTAAACGGTCGGTTCTGTAACCTAGATTTGATAAAATACTAATAACCAAATATGTTGAATAAGCGATTTCGGTCTCTATATAGTGATAAATGCACATTCGCATACATTATTAATGTGATCATGATCGGCTAAATCAGAGCTCTCTTCACATAATATACTCACTTGATTTTAAGTGAGGCTAAATCCGGTTGTAGAAACCCTACAGTTAGGCTTTAGAAATAGTATGAGTACATTAGTCGCGATTTCATT
The Vibrio cyclitrophicus DNA segment above includes these coding regions:
- a CDS encoding DUF2164 domain-containing protein, producing MTIQLDSKQKSELTDALQKYLQDEIDIEVGQFDTEFIVDFISKKFGAIYYNKGIEDAQKVMERKMLDIADELYEIEQIVEI
- a CDS encoding cytochrome b — protein: MDNNVRNYNPLARAMHWISALAIFGLFGVGLWMVDLSYYSEWYKTAPDYHRSVGILLATVTVVRLLWKLVTTSPKVEGKSYEVAAAKIAHGFMYINLAVLFISGYLISTSDGRGIEVFNWFTVPSMGELFANQSDLAGTIHYYAAWVLIIMASVHALAAIKHHVIDKDDTLRKMIGASK
- a CDS encoding YceI family protein, which encodes MNKSIIATGLAFAMAMPFAANAADYVIDTKGAHASVNFKVSHLGYSFIQGRFNTFSGDFSFDESNIEASKINVTIDTTSLDSNHAERDKHIRSSDFIDASKFSDATFNSTKVVDKGDGKLEVMGDLKLHGVTKPIVIEAEFIGAGQDPWGGERAGFVGTTRLELADFNIPVMGASSYVDMDLHVEGVKK
- the focA gene encoding formate transporter FocA, whose protein sequence is MATGTSENHQLFSPTEMMAEAEKFALSKASKTSSMTLSLAIMAGAFIGLAFLFYITVTTGSADAGWGLSRLAGGLAFSMGLILIVICGGELFTSSVLSSISWANKQITFTKMLSIWGKVYVGNFVGAMFLLALVSAAGLYQLDGGQWGLNALNIAQHKLHHSPVQAFALGVLCNLLVCLAIWLTFSSANAMTKAMMTVLPVAMFVSSGFEHCVANMFMVPLGITIQAFAPESFWMQIGATPAQYADLNVVQFVTANLIPVTIGNIVGGSVLVGLANWSIYRRPQLKAAKITAITQTTEITSVKEITMNTATTIKQIMNTQPITLSVEMPTSVAIDTLLDAQLVSAPVCDVESRLVGIFSVHDVMVDLWCQDYIPTKGQKVVDLMSRDVVAIDANDKLVDVAEFLCIDKEQLYPTTSMGFATRLTSLSLEERAKAMKVSQPHMLPVLENGVMVGVLTRIEVMQALRPIYGDRLNVVPQAELETA
- a CDS encoding LysR substrate-binding domain-containing protein gives rise to the protein MRYSLKQLAVFDAVADSGSVSQAADKLALTQSATSMSLAQLEKMLGRPLFERQGKQMALTHWGMWLRPKAKRLLQDAQQIEMGFYEQHLLSGELKLGASQTPAEHLVPDLISIIDNDFPEMRISLGVQSTDAVIDGVLDYQYDLGVIEGRCDDNRVHQEVWCTDHLTVVASAHHPFAKRERVSLAQLEQAKWVLREHGSGTRKVFDSSIHHLIGDLDVWREYEHVPVLRSLVANGPYLTCLPYLDVEQFVESGQLVTLNVPELEMERTLSFIWRADMAENPLAECIKREGKRMMKGKRSVL